The Plasmodium knowlesi strain H genome assembly, chromosome: 4 genome window below encodes:
- a CDS encoding vacuolar protein sorting-associated protein 45, putative: METNPYVFKSLVQIYEEYLNLMIHRVKGYKVLILDDETKTIISLIFSHSYILEKEIFLTLNFNDSNIFEDATNGSGKNDKFDFKNYKIKNLKHLKAIFLLRPTHTNILKLMKELRRPIFLEYYLFFTNVLSDKYTEKLAKADEFEVVKNIMEYYIDAYVLHDNLFSLNIDYTSFFYKNDHNNYLSVGDRGRNRRRKKKGPFLKNTPGMHWTDGNYNLGDDGKIYDKLTIDEFEEIGEGNMDSFSNGQFQNNNDYNVNTIVDDDVANYSNFDLFENQVVQRIVDGVFSLLCSVKQVPDIIYNRKSPICKHIIDLLKIKMLRNESVFSGVLDSYERYNGEVQRHIKMASQQGEHSNYQFNSIIGNQPPNMGTEGNCCYMLILDRREDPITPLLTQWTYQAMLHELIGIENNKINMGINPEESQIVMSCIYDDFYNEHLFDNFGDLGKAVKTYVDVYQEETSRKSNLESIDDIQKFIEIYPNYKKLSGNVTKHVNILHKFSEIVEKRQLFYMSELEQSIAIYDKKSEHFKQVIETIRNGMYSNYDVLRLSLLYSLKYEDEEEVEMIKTELTKRNIDKDQVLLIDALLMYANEEARNNQLFKEQTFLDFAKTTITRTIKGTSNVFTLHKSYIYYLIEDLLKSKLDSQTYTTTNLLNIEPNVNKRVNSMIIFFIGGATYEEYRDLQYLSKRYNISFLLGATQIHNSQSFLADALQLVKD, from the coding sequence ATGGAGACCAACCCGTACGTGTTTAAGAGCCTCGTGCAGATCTACGAGGAGTACCTAAATCTGATGATACACCGCGTGAAGGGTTACAAAGTACTTATCCTGGACGACGAGACGAAGACGATAATTTCGCTGATCTTCTCACATTCGTATAttttagaaaaggaaatattccTTACGTTGAATTTTAACGACAGCAACATTTTCGAAGATGCAACAAACGgcagtggaaaaaatgataagttTGACttcaaaaattacaaaataaaaaatctgaAACATCTGAAGGCCATTTTCCTCTTAAGGCCTACACATACTAACATCCTAAAGTTAATGAAGGAGCTGAGGAGACCAATATTTCTAGAGTATTACCTCTTCTTCACCAATGTCCTGAGCGATAAGTACACGGAGAAACTAGCCAAGGCGGATGAATTTGAGGTGGTAAAGAATATTATGGAGTACTACATAGATGCCTATGTCCTCCATGataatttgttttccctaAATATTGACTACACCTCTTTTTTCTACAAAAACGATCATAATAATTACCTGTCCGTTGGAGATAGAGGTAGgaacagaaggaggaaaaaaaaaggtccctttttgaaaaatacaCCAGGTATGCACTGGACTGATGGAAACTACAACCTAGGGgatgatggaaaaatatatgataaACTCACTATTGAtgaatttgaagaaattggggaaggaaatatgGATTCCTTTTCCAATGGACAAtttcaaaataataatgattaCAACGTCAACACCATTGTCGATGATGATGTGGCGAATTACTCTAACTTTGACCTGTTTGAAAATCAAGTGGTTCAGAGGATAGTAGACGGAgtattttctcttctctgCTCCGTTAAGCAAGTGCCCGACATTATTTACAATAGGAAGTCTCCCATTTGTAAGCACATAATtgatttgttaaaaattaagATGCTAAGAAATGAATCTGTTTTTTCTGGTGTGTTGGATTCCTACGAAAGATATAATGGAGAGGTACAGAGGCACATAAAAATGGCTAGTCAGCAGGGCGAACATAGTAATTACCAGTTTAATAGCATCATTGGGAATCAGCCTCCCAATATGGGGACTGAGGGAAATTGTTGCTATATGCTAATTCTGGACAGAAGGGAAGACCCCATCACTCCTCTACTAACCCAGTGGACTTACCAAGCGATGCTTCACGAACTTATCGGTATagaaaacaacaaaataaatatgggAATCAATCCAGAAGAATCTCAAATAGTTATGTCGTGCATATATGATGATTTTTACAATGAGCATTTATTTGACAATTTTGGAGATCTCGGAAAGGCAGTCAAAACATATGTAGATGTGTACCAAGAGGAAACCTCTCGAAAGAGCAACTTAGAATCGATAGATGATATTCAGAAGTTTATAGAGATTTAcccaaattataaaaagcTATCTGGAAATGTTACCAAGCATGTGAATATTCTCCACAAATTTTCTGAAATTGTAGAAAAGAgacaattattttatatgtcCGAACTAGAACAGTCCATTGCCATTTACgacaaaaaaagtgaacactTCAAGCAGGTCATTGAGACCATTAGAAATGGAATGTACAGTAATTATGATGTGTTACGGCTGTCCTTGTTATACAGCCTGAAATACgaggacgaagaagaagtcGAGATGATAAAAACGGAATTGACCAAAAGAAATATAGACAAAGATCAAGTGCTACTGATAGATGCCTTACTAATGTATGCGAATGAAGAAGCGAGAAATAATCAGCTATTCAAAGAACAAACATTTTTAGACTTTGCAAAAACGACGATAACGAGAACGATCAAGGGGACCTCAAATGTTTTTACCCTACACAaatcatatatttattacCTCATTGAAGATTTGTTGAAATCCAAGCTGGATAGTCAAACGTACACGACGACCAATTTGCTGAACATCGAACCTAATGTGAATAAGCGAGTCAACTCCATGATCATATTCTTCATCGGGGGGGCCACCTACGAGGAGTATCGCGACCTGCAGTACCTGAGCAAGCGGTACAACATTTCCTTTCTGCTCGGCGCTACTCAGATCCACAACTCGCAATCCTTCCTGGCGGACGCACTGCAGCTGGTCAAGGACTGA